One Gossypium arboreum isolate Shixiya-1 chromosome 13, ASM2569848v2, whole genome shotgun sequence genomic window, tacgccaAGCTCGTAGTTATTGAGATTATGAAATAACAAGACTTCGGTAAGATGAGAATGAAAGAATTATGATCTTAAGTTCTATTTTACATTATGTAAATAGAATGAGATAGGACATGGTTATAATGATTATTGAGAATGAGATACTTTAAGAtatgttgtgtatatatatgaaagTGCATACTCTTATTGTTTATTAAttacatacaagcttactaagctttatacttactccctctcttttccattttcttatagtatcgccaagctagctcggggatcaaggGACGTCGGAGGCACGTTCATACTATCAATTGGATctttttgggtatagttagtttcaacattttgagtatggcatataTAGAGACTTGGTcgttttgttatatgtcatattagttTAGCCATGTGTGTTAGGttttaatgatttgatgattcattttgtatatggccatgaaatatgCTCATATTGACTATAGGAATGTaaatcctattcatatatgcatgcatgtgctaaggtTGCTCAAGATATAGTTAAAGGTATTTGGCATATCTAAATTGTggatatgatcatggatgtttgatggTGGAATTATGAGtgaatggcataataacaactaaggcatgaaTGAGTAAAATAGAAGTATAAATTGATAAGGAATTTCCATGCATGAATCATGttatgaatgtgtaagtgctcatttctGCCATGTTGGAGGCCATATAGATGTGTATGTGTGCATGTGTTATTGACgtggcaaaaggcttggaaaatagcctcaaagttgtctacAGGGGTAgaaacatgggcatgtgtctaggctgtgtgtgacacatggtctgcctcATGGGCATATagtctggtcgtgtgtcccctgtaccctaattaatgcaaaacagaatgcccagtagtaaatacAAGGGCAaaaacacggccatgtgtctcaaccgtgtgaaggacacaaccttaggacatgggcgtgtgtccaggccgtgtgaagtctgcacctgatttttttgaaatttaattcaccacacggcctagcacacaagcgtgtgacttggccgtatgacccTATTTTGCTAATAATGtaatagtcagagagttacacgggctgaggacacgggcgtgtcccaggccgcatgggcgtgtgtgaccacatgaccTTTCCGAactggcgtgtgactctccaaaacaagaaaactTTCTCTAAGTCTTCCAAATATCCTCAAAGTTCTcgttttagtcccgaaccactcctaaagtatgttttgggcctcgtaggcccatataagggacgatatacatgttaatgaatggttttaattCGGATGAAAATTCATGTCTCAGTTTTGTATGATTATGTAAGTTTAggcccggtaatgcctcgtaccctatttcagaATTGAATACGGGCAAggggtgttgtaacacccctatcccgtatccgtcgccagaataggtaaaggggcattaccggacttgaaactcatatcagatttgtgaaaattttgaatttttttttttaagaaataaagaacattcctttagataaatactaaagacagccagggatacaatttaaacttctataagtacacattcaaaagatgccattttcgcatggcttatatacattaaccaaaatattcttctgccactagtctattctacacatgccataaaataacccaaaacataacagtaccaagcagtggatagtgatagtgtaacaagttgctgacgatcctcgagtctgtagcttccaaatgagatctataaaatagaggaaacaaagtaaacggagtaagcattacaatgcttagtaagttttaagcagtgtcaacagataacaatcaaattataatatggttgttcgtatttttttttatttcactcttcctttgggtatatcatctctttaccgaatatgcatatctcatcatatacaataggcagatagaCTTTCacctaaaagtgagctcatgtaacatagatatattgtataatttcacataacctttcacactaatccgatgccaCATAAttataggaatagtctcatagattgctcacgatgtcgccacataactaccttatgatttagatcaaatcaagctcacatatagactctgagtacatactgcttaacctttcgcattgaatatatttataagcaattcttattgcgaagtcttatagctttaaactctactcggattatcggcgagacctttagctctaatgaaatctccacacgaagtcagcgggtcttaacccggatatagtcaccacatatagtcatcgggtcttaaatcccggatttacatcacagagtttcatgcatatttattcacatgttacagcattcacatcgactatcatatttgtaattcatttgcctcatcaaatatctaataaaacacaccttccataGTTTGttatttggccacaatatatatatacactttcacgttcatcacattggccattcggccttatctcatatatacacattcacattcatcacataaaatcctgaatcaaaatatgtttttgtttattttgtttgaaactagactcattaaggagtctaagcatataaatcttatcttataatcatttttgtacgatttataatgattttccaaatcttGAATCAGGGATTTTGAGCCATtcgactgtctcacacaactttaaaaaaatctcattatcggcaacccctttacttacacgatttcttttatacgaaactagacgcatcaagctttaattacataatctattcagcctttaactcaattcccacaatttatggtaatttttccaaaacacgccatCGTCATTGTCTCGAGCgatttatacaaatttactctataaagttctcattcacatatttaaaacataatatcatatatgccatcatttagaaaagttattgaccttaacgtatatacttaattcatattcatcccatttaaaaacttaaaacttacaaaggaatcaaactcaaatacttaagaacttacctcggaagttgtcgaacgattacagatcgactattcctttaggtagctttttctcttatccgaattagactccctaagctcttgagcttgaataaacaaatttaatctattacaaaccaattatacaaactcatggccgaatacaacaagaagactaactagattctactagccactcattgctctattattaaccttacttaattataaacacattcggcaactacctcaaccttatttaatacaattaacaccgaattcctcatgtaaaaagtaccattgccgaatatcatttagttcacaaggtcctaatttcaaaaatttgacaAGCTCATACCCATTTCCTactaattccatcattttaacacAGGTACGGCAAAGCTAAATTCCATTCTTCCATTAGTTTGCATTTAACTAaatcatgccttaatgttaagcaCATTCGACAATGGTGCaaacatcaattaacaaacaaacattaTCAACCCATTTTTTTATTACACGCTTTCTCCAATTTAACACCCCAAATTATCAAACTttaacaagtttaaaactcatctaatgaccatttataaactaaagcatcaatcattcaaattcaactcatcacaacatggcgaatacacatttctcctacttccattctaaataaaattttatcaagcttccatcttcatttaactatgtaccatttagaactatcaatactttacaccctttaacaaattataatcaattgccaaatgcatctttgacaatttaaaccacacaactcaaattcttacaatttaagcttagaaatttctattcatgtaaattttagcaacatggagtccattaaacactctaaaattccatttgaacaacaattgttcaaccttctagcataatttcaatctggacagcaagcattatttaacattcaaacatcaaagaacgAATTTAATCCTCATCAATTCAATCAATATCAAGTGTCCTAATTTGGAAATTAGTAGTCTTAAATAAAACCACAACAAAtcaaacttgaaaattttcaCAGTTAATATCATAAAGAAAAATTTAGAGAACCAACAAGCTTACCAAGATTTTCCCGCTTCTCCTACCTTCTAccgtctccatttttctttttgttgcagccctcttcttcttcttcgatggattaccgagttacttgaaatttcagctacctaactagctaaaatcatagtttttcctgCATGCATGCGACACCAAGCCTTCTTCCAATCGGTTTTCCAATAGAACAAATATGGAAGAAAACTAAAACTCCATTCCCCTTTCTTTCCAAAAggtgaagaaaaataaagaaagtggAAGATGAGACCAGTTTtatgttttattcatttcatattataaaaccaattatcattattttactaatataaaagcACAAAGATACAAATTTCCTTCATCATTGCCGTCCACTAAAATAAAAgggtctaattgacatgcaagccccacattttagccatgttaacaattggccactttaagaaaaagacttctaaaattttcctttatataatcaaatcccaactaaataatttagcatccaattaactaaattagaccacccaactttcacaataggtaattcacataacaaaaacactgaaattaatattttacaaaattttttactaggttttgtggtcccgaaaccacttcccgactagggtcaatttaggactgTCACAGGTGTTACACGATATGCATAAAATGGTTGTAGTAACACATAGCTAAGTTTGGCGTACTCCATGTTATTATGCTTTCGTGCTCATATGTTTATGTTTGCGTGTTTATAAATTGTGGAGTACGAAAAGAAAGTATTGACGGGGTAGATGAAGCTAGGATTTGAGAATGGGAAATTTCAGTTAGATACCACCATACAGGGTTGCTAAGTGCAAACTGTGATGTGCAAATCTCCGAGCCTTATGAAAGGGACACTACAGTGTTCAGGCATCAATGTTAGGAATGGTGAAATGAAAAAATGGGGGATTAATAGAGAAATTGGAATTTCATTAAGATTCCGCCAGACAATGTTTTGAGTGCAAACCTAAGACCCTCTCATGTATTGTTTTCTATGGCTATTCTGTTCTTTCAAGCATTCTTTTGGCTTGAGTTGCTCCCGCTATATAAATTTGTGCCTTGGATGAATTCTACAAGAATCCTCACTTTGTGggagttaggctgacttaggtgTGTTTGAAACGATAAAATCGCCTAAAGTCGCATGGATTTCAAGACTaaaggtctagccccgtgacatAAGATCATAGCTCAGCTATGACAACCAATAAAGTCCGTTGGGATAATAAACACGAGGATTAaaaggtgtaagaccatagcttgaCTATGGCAACCAATAAAGTCTGCGGGGACAATAAGCACAAAGAttataatgtgtaagaccatagcttgaCTATGACAACTAATAGAATCCATCAAGACAATAATCACGAGGATTAtaaaatgtaagaccatagctcgacTATGACAACTAATAGAGTCCGTTGGGACAATAAATACGGAAAAGCCCACTATGACGTTAAACATGGGGTTAGGTTGTGAAGGATCGCAGCTTAGCTATTGTAAAGTATGGTAGTCCGCTAAGACAATAAACACAGGTAGTCTACCGGGATGTTAAAAACAGGATAATTTGCTAGGATGATAATTGGGGGAAATTATGCGGACGAAGGAAAAGAGGAATTGAAATAAAAGTGTAAGTGTTGGCAGGAGATAGATAGCCAGCGGGTTAATGATGAATTCGTCGAACAAGGctaagaaatagaaaagggaaataGTCCaccaaaacaataataatagaAGTTGGTAGGACATAGGGTGGGAACCCGACGAGAATCACTCATCAAAAATGaagaacaaatagtgtcaaacgAATAGATCAATGAAAAGAGGTTTATCCTAGGATTGTAGTTAGGGATCTACCACTAATGGTCGCCAGATGGTGTCCAACGAAATATTGTATGAGAGAAAGAGAAGTACCAAAAAGGAGTAACCAAGCGTCAGATATGTCTGTCAAAATTATATCTTCTTAAGGGGAATTCATTTCTAGTTTATTCGCCATAGAGTCAGATCCATATATAATCAGCCTATAAGAGAGATAGAAAGCTTGAATGGTTGATTAGGTGACAGTGTGTGGGATGCCAGAGATCAAAATGGTCCAATGTGGATGGATCTTTCTCATAGTCAAAAGTTGGGATTTATGAATAGGGCGGATTACAAGGGAGTAATCCAAACAATATTGCAACTCGAAAGTGAGGTGGAAGTAGAAAAAATGAAACAAGGTTAAGATTGTCAATACGACGTAACCCTTTTCTAGTAATTCTTATGAGTAGAATGTCAGCTTATATGCCAGATTTAAGGTGGACAACGGGTGAGATGGGTGAGGTCAAGTGAAGTTTCACTAGAATTAGTTGAATGGTCATAAGCAGACCAAGTAATGATCACTTAGCGATCATTCTGCTATTGAAGAAAGGCGAAAGGCGAGCAAGAGTCTGACACTCTAGATGAAAATGGATCGTCTAAACGAGACAAGAAGTAGTGTGTGTTTAGTTCTTTTTTACTTGAACCCGTGCAAGATGGGGTCTATTTTCGTTTAATGCAGCAaagaaactcactaagttcatttgaacttacaaGGGTTTTGACTTGTTATTGCAAAACTCGCGGGATAAGGAATCAAATAGGGACTAAACCAGGCTGTGTTAGATCAATGATCACCGTCAAGGGTGTCATGCACATAGGAAAGAGGTACCTTTAGAGGCTTAGCCTCAAAATCAAATACATTGTAATTAAATAGCTGCCTTAGAGTCCAACATTTTCGGAGTTAGCGACTTTATTAAATTTAAGGGTTCGATTGTAATAAGTTTTTTAACTCCTCCTTTAAGACTATTAAGTCTAAAAAATATGTGGCCAGGAAATCCGGTTAAGTTGTGAACTCCATACCCGAATTCAGCAATTGGGTCGATAAAGGTGTTACAAATTGCTTGCTAAGTTGCAACTATCTTAGTCTTATTGAAGTATAATGacattttttaatgtattttcaaattgttgagaaacatttattttaatgtttttttgtgtatttgatgtattatattttttaaatttgtttttgtataaaaaatatttaatacagGCAGGCTCGATCGAGCTCAAGTTTAGCATTTTTAATCTGGATCATGCTTGGACAGAATTTTAGACCCATTTTCAGGTCGGGCTtaaaaaataggcctaaaattttgcacTGGCCCAACCCATGATTAGGTCTAGTTTAATCTTAGCTCAAATCTAATGTCCAGGGATGAAGTCAGAAAATTTTTTTTGtgcagaaataaataaaaaatttagggaGGCAACATGCAATTTGATCATTGTACTAATTTTTTATTTCCTAAAAATTGAAAGGTTATatagataattttttttatttttggggcCATGGCAATTGTCTACCCCTTTCCTTTTGCCCTTGCGAATGTGGAGCATATTTAAAACTTGTAGATTAAATTATAATCATGCATGTACTTACTTCATGGATAATTTGAATCCGacatatttaaaaaaagaaaagaaaaaaaccatCACAAATTTTATTAACATTTTGCTTTTTCAAGATGTCAAATATAAGTTATTCATGTGGTAGGTAATTGACATTTTAATACACTCTACGTTAGACTTAAATTGACATTTTAATGCTTAAATCGATGGTCAGATTGGCAAAAGAACCTAATTGATACAAAATTGATGCTTTGAAAATTGAATTATAGCTATTTGAAGTTTAGGGACTGATTTAAAATATGTGTGATGATTTGTGATGTTTGACAAAATTAACCCAAAAATCATTATAATTACTAACTCCTTTTCTTTAGGATAATAATTGATAATGCCACGTAGGATTAAGACAAAAGCGGTAAAGCCCGCGAAATCTCGGGcgagaaaacaaaaaattaaaaataaaaatagtaaaagaagAAATCAGACAGTAATTGAATGAAAGAAGCAGAAAACAGAAACAGGACAAGAGGGGGGGATTTAAAAAGGGGACATTTGCAAATTAAGGACCCGCTTATAACGGAGGGTCTGTCTCAGATCCTTTCAATTTTATCTCCTCCATTTGTCTTCCTTTCCACTCTCTGTTTCTCGAGTATttcttgagttttttttttttcttatctcTGGTCCCAATttaccccccccccaaaaaaaaaaaaacagagaccAAAGACAGAGACATAAGCAGGGAGAAAGAGAGACAGAGAGAGGAACAGAGACACACACAGAGAGAGAAGGGGTTTTAAAGTTCCGAAGTGAAGAAGAAACTGTTATGTTCTTCGTCCATGCCGGGATTTTAACCTTTCTCTCCTCAGGTTCTTACCTTttatcctctctttttttttttaacatttttttcaTGTATGGATGTATCATACGTATGTTTTGATTTCAGTTTGATGAAGCCTGATCCTCGGAGCATTTCAGCTTTAAGCCTGGTCCTTCTTGCACCGGTAGCAGCCTTGATAAAGAGATCCCCGGCAATATGGGTGGTTGCGCCTCGGTATACGGTCAAATGGCAATACCTAGACCACATAAACGACACTTCAGTTTCGGGAAGCGTCACGGAAAGATATCGGGAAAGATTCCCCCTCCCATACCTGAAGTACGTAGGAATATGAGCGATGCCAGCATGACCGATATCACCGTTAGTGAATACGTTCACGTAGACTACGAGAACGGGTCCGAGATGTCTAACAAAACATTTCATGTAACACAGCTACAATATAACCACAGTCAACTTTCTTCCAATGGTACTCTCCTATCCCATCATCCCATTGGCACATATGTTATTTTAATAGTAGCAATGATATTATGTTGCAGGGAAATGCCAAGATGAAGTATGGTTCGATTCGGTTAGTATTATGGAGTCCGAGTCGGACGAGGATTGCCATAGCGTATACGGAGGTAATTTCACTCCTTTCTCATCCCAGTTGGAACTGCATCATGTTATGTAGATATGAAACATTTTATGAATGTTACAAACTTTGAAGGCCTGAACAATGAAACCCAACAGGTGGAGCCGAGCGGTACGTTTACCGTCCCCGAGCTGGAGTTCAAATCCCTTGTTCAGGAGAGAAGGCGACACCAGGAACGTGGTCAGAGATTTCACCTTCAGTTTTCAAGCTTCGCGGACTGAATTTCTTTAGGCAAGCCATTTTAGTTTATCCACCACAAATGTTAATGCAATGCTTTCTCATACATTATCTCATCAAAATGTTGAAACTTGATACGATTTTGCAGAGATAAACAGAAGTCCCCAGCACCAGATTGTAGCCCATATGTACCAATAGGGGTTGATTTATTTATCTGCGCAACTAAAATGAACCACATTGCTGAGCAAGTTCAATTACCAAAAGTAAAACCACATGATAAAGTGCCTGCTCTTTTGATTGTTAACATACAGGTTCTTGTTTTTGTCTCTTTGAAtcgcatgtttttttttttttttggcgggGAGGGTGGGGGCATTATCTTACACAATTTAACAATGTCTCTTGATTTGGCGGTTTGTTGTTGCAGGTGCCAACTTATCCTGCCAATGTGTTTATCGGTGATGCCAATGGGGAAGGTTTGAGCCTTGTCTTGTATTTTAAGGTCTCGGATACTTTTGATAAAGATATATCCCCTCAATTCCAGGAAACCATCAAGGTATTCATTCACTCCCTCACCAATTATACAACCTTACAATCAATGTTTGTgtccttttttttctttggatAAATTCTACCAAAATTACGAGTTGAATTCTTAATCGGCCCCaaattcaaaacattttaattgAATCCTCAAGCTCCATAATTCAATGGAATATTTTGAAGTTCAGGGATGAATTTAAAATTGGAATTAACCCTTTAATTAATCTTCCCATGAAAATCATTatcataatatttatatttttttttacttttgctACAGAAATTTGTGGACGATGAAATGGAAAAGGTTAGAGGGTTTGCCAAGGAGTCCAGCGTGCCTTTCAGAGAGAGGCTAAAAATTATGGCAGGCTTGGTTAACCCTGAAGACCTGCAAATTGGTGCTACGGAAAAGAAACTTATTCAAGCTTATAACGATAAGCCAGTGCTTTCGCGCCCTCAACACTCTTTCTTTCAGGTAATTGAAGTTACaacttatttttttaaataaatatatccaTATTCAACACTCACCCcgaattcttgttttaatatgatCCAGGGCGagaattattttgagatcgatATAGATATACACCGCTTTAGCTACATATCTAGGAAAGGACTTGAATCATTTATAGACCGCATGGAGAATGGGATAATTAATCTGGGTTTAACCATTCAGGTAAATTCTTGCAATTTTCAGTTAAAATCAAGTTAGCCGGTCGGTTAAAACAGGTTAAGTTGATCGATTATTAACTTAAATACAAAAAACTTGACTGGGTTGCCTGTTGGTAACGGTTCATGGCAGGCACAAAAACCAGAGGAGCTACCAGAGCAAGCATTGTGCTGTTTACGCTTGAATAAGATTGATTTTGTAAATCACGGCCAAATTCCCACCATTGTAACCTCCAAAGATGATTTAATTTGACATACACCAGGCAGATTTCTTGCTTTCTTATAAATCCAATAAGGCaggcattttttttaattttttttatttacttttttgtGAAAATGAAAGAGAATTTTTTGTTTTCATAAAAGAATAtgtaaaaattttcttttcttttcttttcttttttttttttttttgtattcaagGGGGAAAAATGAAATTTGTTGGTAAATTCTAACCATCATCTAAAACGTATATACATACATCTTTATTCTTTGCATTCTTTTATTCTGATTTGGCTGCCACTGTAATTTCTATATCCTCACAACTACCGTAGAATCCAAGGATTGTTCATTCAATGGGGAATCCTTATGAGATTTTCCCAATTTTGTTTTCAATGTAATCTATTTTGTTTAATTATGATATTAGTCCCTCTATTGTGTTAAAATCTGAAACCTAAAAATTATTGGTATAAGCCAACAATCATGTCAAGCAAACATTGATCGGGTATTTCCATGTACAAAAGAATGCATGGGACAGCAAATTTGATACACAATATGACCACTAAACTAGCTAAAAACAAAGGCATTGCCCCCGAATTCAATCCCGATACTGATTTCATTCCAAATCGACTTCTTTCTTACGattctatttttctttcataTATCATATCAGTTAGTGCATGGCCTCCATTAAAAGCATCAGCCATGAGTGTGAATAGAAACTTCGGAAAATGCAACAGATTTTACCTTCTGTAGTTGCGTTATGTTCTCTGCCCTTCTTTTAACAGTAAACATGCTGCGGGTTGTCGATTATTGTTCCCAAAATCTGCTCTGTTATTTACAGTATGCCTCTCATTCACTGCATTCTGCATTCTTGCTTGTGATGCATTACTGTTGACGTGTTGTGGCTGCTTGTTTTGGCAGCTGGTATGTTGTGATTATGTTTTCCCTCGTAAGTTGTTATAACAGCTTTGGAATCTGTCGCAGCTCTCTCAACATGCTTACGGACATTGCATCCCAGGGTTGTACATTTATAGTAGCTTCTGCAGAACCCAAAAGTGCATCAGCAATGCTCAAGATATTTTATATATAGACATTAATAGCAAAAGCATTCAACATAGAGGTATTACCTTGGATAAGGATTGCCTTTGACAACTTTCTGTCCGTACTTGCGCCACCTATAGCCATCATCCAAGAGATCAACTTCGCTTGTTGTCTGCACAATAATTCTAGGTTCCGTAACAGTCCGATGTGAAGAAGCTGGCTCTGAGACCCTGATTTCTGTACTTCTGCATATAAAGAAAGAAACTTCGTTGAATATAGAGCATCCCATTGCTAGTTCAACAGAGCACATAATACGAATATATAACTTTTTACACACCGTCTTTTGGGATCAGGTTCGTCTTCATCTTTTTCATCTACACCAACTTCGTTCTCACCTGCTTCCTCACTGTCACTCA contains:
- the LOC108462069 gene encoding uncharacterized protein LOC108462069, producing MGGCASVYGQMAIPRPHKRHFSFGKRHGKISGKIPPPIPEVRRNMSDASMTDITVSEYVHVDYENGSEMSNKTFHVTQLQYNHSQLSSNGKCQDEVWFDSVSIMESESDEDCHSVYGGGAERYVYRPRAGVQIPCSGEKATPGTWSEISPSVFKLRGLNFFRDKQKSPAPDCSPYVPIGVDLFICATKMNHIAEQVQLPKVKPHDKVPALLIVNIQVPTYPANVFIGDANGEGLSLVLYFKVSDTFDKDISPQFQETIKKFVDDEMEKVRGFAKESSVPFRERLKIMAGLVNPEDLQIGATEKKLIQAYNDKPVLSRPQHSFFQGENYFEIDIDIHRFSYISRKGLESFIDRMENGIINLGLTIQAQKPEELPEQALCCLRLNKIDFVNHGQIPTIVTSKDDLI